Proteins from a genomic interval of Microbacterium imperiale:
- a CDS encoding LacI family DNA-binding transcriptional regulator: MAATLTDVARRAGVSVATASRAFGEPDRLAAATRERVLVAAGELGYANPQAGTARRTIGVVFPDVANPVYATTLKAIQGQAWHGRHRTVVFDADEDPRREREQIERARELDGMLLCSPRLPDDDVLQLVGSTPCVVVNRLIEPLPSVLMDTEHGPTQAVEHLAALGHDHIAYASGPRGSWADVRRADAIARACERHGIRLTRLSHHAASIQGGRAAAAPASASGATAVIAYNDLVALGVEAGMSEMGIACPDDVSIVGIDDIDLAGAVTPGLTTVRMPIDRCGALAVDLLLQALTGGAAPETVTLNSQLIVRSSTAAPAGR, encoded by the coding sequence GTGGCAGCGACTTTGACCGACGTGGCACGACGGGCCGGAGTGTCCGTGGCGACGGCGTCGCGCGCGTTCGGCGAACCCGATCGTCTCGCCGCCGCGACCCGTGAGCGCGTGCTCGTCGCGGCCGGCGAACTCGGGTACGCCAACCCTCAGGCGGGCACGGCGCGCCGCACGATCGGCGTCGTCTTCCCCGACGTCGCCAACCCGGTCTATGCGACGACGCTCAAGGCGATCCAGGGCCAGGCGTGGCACGGCCGGCACCGCACCGTCGTGTTCGACGCCGACGAGGACCCGCGCCGCGAACGCGAGCAGATCGAGCGGGCTCGCGAGCTCGACGGCATGCTGCTGTGCTCGCCGCGTCTGCCCGACGACGACGTCCTCCAGCTGGTCGGCAGCACGCCCTGCGTCGTCGTGAACCGCCTCATCGAACCGCTGCCGAGCGTGCTCATGGACACCGAGCACGGACCCACCCAGGCCGTCGAGCACCTCGCCGCCCTCGGCCACGACCACATCGCGTACGCCTCCGGCCCCCGCGGGTCGTGGGCCGACGTCCGCCGTGCCGACGCCATCGCCCGGGCGTGCGAACGCCACGGCATCCGTCTCACGCGCCTCAGTCACCATGCCGCGTCCATTCAGGGCGGCCGGGCCGCAGCCGCGCCGGCCTCCGCGAGCGGCGCGACAGCCGTCATCGCGTACAACGACCTCGTCGCCCTCGGTGTCGAGGCGGGCATGTCCGAGATGGGGATCGCGTGCCCCGACGACGTCAGCATCGTGGGGATCGACGACATCGACCTCGCGGGGGCGGTGACGCCGGGCCTCACGACCGTCCGCATGCCCATCGACCGGTGCGGTGCGCTCGCGGTCGACCTGCTGCTGCAGGCCCTGACGGGCGGGGCCGCTCCCGAGACCGTGACGCTCAACTCGCAGCTGATCGTCCGGTCCTCGACCGCCGCGCCGGCCGGCCGCTGA
- a CDS encoding mannitol dehydrogenase family protein — MTGGTARLGRSRHGDIAVRPAPRAAGILHLGLGSFHRAHQAAYTAAAMDAQGGDWGIVGVASRSRGIVEALRAQDMLYAVATIAPGSTALSIPGVHTDAYVAADDPERVVADLADARIRIATLTVTEHGYSYSPATQHLDIDDPVVRADLGGGTPRSTIGQLARGLQRRASSGGAPIAILSCDNLASNGTHTEKLVREFLAALPASEGAETLAYLDAAVTFPSSMVDRIVPATTPRLRDEVSALLGVRDDVPVPAEPFTMWAIEDRFAGGRPAWEAGGAVFTDEVGQYEQLKVRLLNGTHSLIAYLGALSGAATIPEAIGSAGIEAAARAVLRDEYEPSVDVPAAVDVREYERQLFERWGNSALGHRTTQVGSDGSVKLGQRIPEPALQALDAGRMPHLIALTVAGYLSCIAPLPGTDPGEHARAMTDPARAGLADLAASARDGRDLAQRVVGERRLFGERLAERDAFIDRVGQLVDTIARHGVAAAIDDCVGASSAASDTTTKEHRA; from the coding sequence ATGACCGGCGGCACCGCCCGGCTCGGTCGCAGCCGGCACGGCGACATCGCCGTCCGTCCGGCGCCTCGTGCCGCCGGCATCCTGCACCTCGGGCTCGGCAGCTTCCACCGTGCGCACCAGGCCGCCTACACCGCTGCGGCGATGGACGCGCAGGGCGGCGACTGGGGGATCGTCGGGGTCGCCTCGCGCTCGCGCGGCATCGTCGAGGCGCTGCGCGCGCAGGACATGCTCTACGCGGTCGCCACGATCGCGCCGGGTTCGACGGCGCTGAGCATCCCGGGCGTCCACACCGACGCGTACGTCGCGGCGGACGACCCCGAGCGGGTCGTGGCCGACCTCGCCGACGCCCGCATCCGCATCGCGACGCTCACCGTCACCGAGCACGGCTACAGCTACTCGCCCGCCACGCAGCACCTCGACATCGACGATCCGGTCGTCCGAGCCGACCTCGGCGGGGGGACGCCGCGCTCGACGATCGGGCAGCTCGCTCGCGGGCTGCAGCGGCGCGCGAGCAGCGGGGGCGCGCCGATCGCGATCCTCAGCTGCGACAATCTCGCGTCGAACGGCACGCACACCGAGAAGCTCGTGCGCGAGTTCCTCGCGGCGCTGCCGGCATCCGAGGGCGCCGAGACGCTGGCCTACCTCGACGCGGCCGTGACGTTCCCCTCGAGCATGGTCGACCGCATCGTGCCGGCCACGACTCCGCGGCTGCGCGACGAGGTGAGTGCGCTGCTCGGTGTGCGCGACGACGTCCCGGTGCCCGCGGAACCGTTCACGATGTGGGCCATCGAAGACCGTTTCGCCGGAGGCCGCCCCGCGTGGGAGGCCGGCGGTGCCGTCTTCACCGACGAGGTCGGCCAGTACGAGCAGCTCAAGGTGCGGCTCCTCAACGGCACTCACTCGCTCATCGCCTATCTCGGCGCCCTGTCGGGGGCCGCGACGATCCCCGAGGCGATCGGATCGGCGGGGATCGAAGCCGCCGCGCGAGCGGTGCTGCGCGACGAGTACGAGCCCTCGGTCGACGTGCCCGCGGCGGTGGACGTCCGCGAGTACGAACGGCAGCTCTTCGAGCGCTGGGGCAACAGCGCGCTGGGCCACCGCACGACGCAGGTCGGGTCGGACGGCTCGGTCAAGCTCGGCCAGCGGATCCCCGAGCCGGCGCTGCAGGCGCTCGACGCCGGACGGATGCCGCACCTCATCGCCCTGACCGTCGCCGGTTACCTCTCCTGCATCGCGCCGCTGCCGGGAACCGACCCCGGTGAGCATGCGCGCGCCATGACCGATCCCGCCCGCGCCGGACTGGCCGATCTCGCCGCGTCCGCGCGCGATGGGCGCGACCTGGCTCAGCGCGTCGTCGGCGAGCGCCGCCTCTTCGGCGAGCGTCTGGCCGAGCGCGACGCGTTCATCGATCGCGTGGGACAGCTCGTCGACACGATCGCGCGCCACGGGGTGGCCGCTGCCATCGATGATTGCGTCGGCGCATCGTCCGCCGCATCCGACACCACGACGAAGGAGCACCGAGCATGA
- a CDS encoding L-idonate 5-dehydrogenase: MKALAIHASEDVRWEERSVPEPGAGEVRLRVGFVGICGSDLHYYFHGANGEYTIREPLTPGHELSGVVDADPSGRLAPGTPVTVHPARFGPATPGLEEHPHLRAGGDYLGSAAADPHRQGGAAEYLIVEEHMVRVLPEGLPLERAALAEPLAVALHAVGLAGELVGKRVLVIGAGPIGLLVAAAAHRAGAGVVAASDVRSEPLERARSLGASELFLVGTDTIADESFDVVFECSGVAPALTQAVRAARRAGTVVQVGMLANAEIGVNLAPMLAKELTLRGAFRFTDEIDTAVAMLAESDAFDAVVSHVVPAAEAVRAFELARDSSLSAKVLLAL; this comes from the coding sequence ATGAAGGCTCTCGCGATCCACGCCAGCGAGGACGTCCGCTGGGAGGAGCGCAGCGTGCCCGAGCCGGGCGCCGGCGAGGTGCGCCTGCGCGTCGGCTTCGTCGGCATCTGCGGTTCTGACCTGCACTACTACTTCCACGGGGCCAACGGCGAGTACACGATCCGTGAGCCCCTGACCCCGGGCCACGAGCTGTCGGGAGTCGTCGACGCCGACCCTTCGGGGCGACTGGCCCCGGGCACGCCCGTGACGGTGCACCCGGCGCGCTTCGGTCCGGCCACGCCCGGCCTCGAGGAACACCCGCACCTGCGCGCGGGCGGCGACTACCTCGGCAGCGCCGCGGCGGATCCCCACCGCCAGGGCGGGGCGGCGGAGTACCTGATCGTCGAGGAGCACATGGTGCGCGTGCTGCCCGAGGGTCTGCCCCTCGAGCGCGCCGCGCTCGCCGAGCCGCTCGCGGTCGCGCTGCACGCGGTCGGGCTCGCGGGAGAGCTCGTGGGCAAGCGCGTGCTCGTCATCGGCGCGGGCCCCATCGGGCTGCTCGTCGCGGCGGCGGCGCATCGCGCCGGCGCCGGCGTCGTGGCCGCGAGCGACGTGCGGAGCGAGCCCCTCGAGCGCGCCCGGTCGCTCGGCGCGAGCGAGCTCTTCCTCGTCGGCACCGACACGATCGCCGACGAGTCGTTCGACGTCGTCTTCGAGTGCTCCGGCGTCGCGCCGGCGCTCACCCAGGCGGTCCGCGCCGCCCGGCGAGCCGGCACCGTCGTCCAGGTCGGCATGCTCGCCAACGCCGAGATCGGCGTCAACCTGGCGCCGATGCTCGCGAAGGAGCTGACGCTGCGCGGCGCCTTCCGCTTCACCGACGAGATCGACACCGCGGTGGCGATGCTCGCGGAGTCCGACGCATTCGACGCGGTCGTCTCGCATGTCGTGCCCGCCGCCGAAGCGGTCCGCGCGTTCGAGCTCGCCCGCGATTCTTCCCTCTCGGCGAAGGTCCTCCTCGCCCTCTGA